A portion of the Oryzias melastigma strain HK-1 linkage group LG1, ASM292280v2, whole genome shotgun sequence genome contains these proteins:
- the LOC112157424 gene encoding trace amine-associated receptor 3 encodes MCVLDRFDLTMDNSSLDWHEHTNGSELQSCTTLRSPFSRIFLYSFFTIGIVSTVVGNFLVVLSIAYFKQLQSPTNSFVMSLAVADCFVGLVVMPYSMIRTVEGCWYFGSLFCKIHSSLDVMLCTASIFHLSCIAFDRFYAVCNPLIYSLKMSHSRVALLIAVCWAVPMLISFGPIMLDLHIASVDFPFPEDLCVFLVSRIYAVMASLVAFYLPMAIMLVAYWKIFKAAKRQARQISAMESQMAAGVGKDSSKKKRHRNTMRRERKAAKTLGIIMGVFLIFWMPFFTLNIVDPFIGYSTEVVVWDVFLWLGYINSSLNPFLYGFFNRSFRRAFLMFIGCRVCLPGASPGMELSQTRKEANDGAD; translated from the coding sequence atgtgtgttttggacagGTTTGACCTGACCATGGACAACAGCAGCCTGGATTGGCATGAACATACCAACGGATCTGAACTTCAGTCCTGCACCACACTAAGGAGCCCATTCTCCCGCATTTTTCTGTACAGCTTCTTCACCATTGGCATCGTCTCCACGGTGGTGGGAAACTTCCTGGTTGTCTTGTCGATCGCCTACTTCAAGCAGCTGCAGTCTCCCACGAACTCTTTTGTTATGTCACTCGCGGTGGCTGACTGCTTCGTCGGCCTCGTCGTGATGCCGTACAGCATGATCCGAACCGTGGAGGGATGCTGGTACTTCGGCTCCCTCTTCTGTAAGATCCACTCCAGCCTGGACGTCATGCTGTGTACCGCTTCTATATTCCACCTCAGCTGCATTGCATTCGACCGCTTTTATGCCGTCTGCAACCCCCTCATTTACTCCTTAAAGATGTCTCACTCCAGGGTGGCTCTGCTCATAGCCGTTTGTTGGGCCGTTCCAATGCTCATTTCCTTCGGCCCTATAATGCTCGATCTTCACATTGCTAGCGTAGACTTCCCATTTCCGGAGGATTTATGCGTGTTCTTGGTCAGCCGCATTTATGCCGTCATGGCCTCTTTAGTGGCCTTTTACTTGCCCATGGCCATCATGCTGGTGGCTTACTGGAAGATCTTCAAAGCTGCAAAAAGACAGGCCAGACAGATCAGCGCCATGGAAAGCCAGATGGCTGCCGGTGTCGGGAAAGACTCCAGCAAGAAGAAACGACACCGCAACACAATGAGGAGAGAAAGAAAGGCGGCAAAAACTTTAGGGATTATCATGGgagttttcctcattttctggATGCCTTTTTTTACTCTCAACATTGTGGATCCATTCATCGGATACAGCACAGAGGTGGTTGTTTGGGATGTCTTTCTCTGGCTGGGATATATCAACTCCTCCCTGAATCCGTTTTTGTACGGGTTCTTCAATCGCTCTTTTCGCAGGGCGTTCCTCATGTTCATTGGCTGCAGGGTTTGCCTGCCTGGGGCATCTCCAGGGATGGAGTTATCACAAACCAGG